Proteins from one Planctomyces sp. SH-PL62 genomic window:
- a CDS encoding rhamnulokinase has translation MAKTTDYLALDLGAESGRGMLGRFDGDRLGLEEIHRFPNGPVRMLDTLYWDLPRLFDEMKDAIRKTAASKASLDAIGVDTWGVDFALIGRNDTLLGNPVHYRDPRTDGMLDLAFSKIARERIYEITGLQFLPFNTVYQLLALKAAGSPLLDVAETMLMVPDVLGWLLTGERAAERTDSSTTQLLDPRTGEWSDEICTALGLSRSILPNLIDPGSELGMLRASVAEEVGLAKPVTVIAPPTHDTASAVVAVPTASATVGTDSPPDWCYLSSGTWSLLGVEVPRPVINEETYRYNFTNEGGVLGTTRLLKNIMGLWLVQESRRTWARAGNEMSYEQLMAMAMSSTPFGPLIDPDDPSFLSHGDMPSRIVDFCRKTGQAAPESEGALIRTCLESLALKYRWTIERLEAICKTRIKTIHIVGGGSKNTLLCQFAADACGRPVHAGPVEATAIGNILMQALGRKRIGSLQELRAIVARSFPVTVYEPRNTRAWDDADGRFQELVKS, from the coding sequence ATGGCGAAGACGACGGATTACCTGGCGCTGGACCTGGGCGCCGAGAGCGGACGTGGGATGCTGGGGCGGTTCGACGGCGACCGCCTGGGGCTGGAGGAGATCCACCGTTTCCCCAACGGCCCCGTGCGGATGCTCGACACCCTCTACTGGGACCTCCCCCGCCTTTTCGACGAGATGAAGGACGCGATCCGCAAGACGGCCGCGTCGAAGGCCTCGCTCGACGCCATCGGCGTCGACACCTGGGGCGTCGACTTCGCCCTGATCGGCCGCAACGACACCCTGCTGGGCAACCCGGTCCACTACCGCGACCCCCGCACCGACGGCATGCTCGACCTGGCCTTCTCCAAGATCGCCAGGGAGCGGATCTACGAGATCACCGGCCTCCAGTTCCTGCCGTTCAACACCGTCTATCAGCTCCTGGCGCTCAAGGCGGCCGGCTCGCCCCTGCTGGACGTGGCCGAGACGATGCTGATGGTGCCCGACGTCCTGGGCTGGCTCCTCACCGGCGAACGCGCCGCCGAGCGCACCGACTCGTCGACGACCCAGCTCCTCGACCCCCGCACCGGCGAGTGGTCGGACGAGATCTGCACGGCGCTGGGGCTCTCGCGGTCGATCCTGCCGAACCTGATCGACCCCGGCAGCGAGCTGGGGATGCTGCGGGCCTCGGTGGCCGAGGAAGTCGGCCTGGCGAAGCCGGTCACCGTGATCGCCCCGCCGACGCACGACACCGCCAGCGCCGTCGTCGCCGTGCCGACCGCCAGCGCGACCGTCGGGACCGACTCGCCCCCGGACTGGTGCTACCTCAGCTCCGGCACCTGGTCGCTCCTGGGCGTCGAGGTCCCCCGGCCCGTCATCAACGAAGAAACCTATCGCTACAACTTCACCAACGAGGGGGGCGTCCTGGGGACGACCCGGCTCCTCAAGAACATCATGGGCCTCTGGCTCGTGCAGGAGTCCCGGCGCACCTGGGCGCGGGCCGGCAACGAGATGAGCTACGAACAGCTCATGGCGATGGCCATGTCGTCCACGCCGTTCGGCCCCCTGATCGACCCCGACGACCCGTCGTTCCTCTCCCACGGCGACATGCCGTCGCGGATCGTCGACTTCTGCCGGAAGACCGGCCAGGCGGCCCCGGAGTCCGAGGGCGCCCTGATCCGCACCTGCCTGGAAAGCCTGGCGCTGAAGTACCGCTGGACGATCGAGCGGCTGGAGGCGATCTGCAAGACGCGGATCAAGACCATCCACATCGTCGGCGGCGGCTCCAAGAACACGCTCCTCTGCCAGTTCGCCGCCGACGCCTGCGGCCGTCCCGTCCACGCCGGCCCCGTCGAGGCCACCGCCATCGGCAACATCCTCATGCAGGCCCTGGGCCGCAAACGCATCGGCTCGCTCCAGGAGCTCCGCGCCATCGTCGCCCGCTCCTTCCCCGTCACCGTCTACGAGCCCCGCAACACCCGGGCCTGGGACGACGCCGACGGCCGGTTCCAGGAACTGGTCAAGTCCTGA
- a CDS encoding DUF1559 domain-containing protein — protein MIRVKRRGFTLIELLVVIAIIAVLIALLLPAVQSAREAARRMQCTNNLKQIGLGVHNYLSTFNTTPVHEYRRADEYGGTGGSSGNRAWHCMILPFIEMKAMYDSFNFSYSDGFYGNNNIVNGVNATVQRSSVATFLCPSDGTVCLPQDGVANSAGGKLGNNNYAGNTGRPRNIIMPGGSPTGGNLPPHQGAISTSRMYTATGPCSPAGRATNTNVNVTMASITDGSSNTAAASEFLMNDGSGQSRDPRRRFNYTDSALIEQIDVDIWAVVRDGLAGPAQNWPEWTMYKGSTWAFTDGWEGHLYSHLFPPNAPTIHVYYSNTLRCFEGDTGANPSSNHPGGANVAFMDGSVRFVKNSVDLPTWWALGTRNGGEIVSADAY, from the coding sequence ATGATCCGCGTCAAGCGTCGGGGATTCACCCTGATCGAACTGCTGGTGGTGATCGCGATCATCGCCGTCCTGATCGCCTTGCTGCTTCCGGCGGTCCAGTCGGCCCGCGAGGCCGCCCGGCGGATGCAATGCACGAACAACCTGAAGCAAATCGGGCTCGGCGTCCACAACTACCTGTCGACGTTCAACACGACCCCGGTCCACGAGTATCGTCGCGCCGATGAATACGGGGGGACGGGGGGCTCGTCCGGCAACCGGGCCTGGCATTGCATGATCCTCCCCTTCATCGAGATGAAGGCGATGTACGACTCGTTTAATTTTTCGTACTCGGACGGATTTTACGGCAACAACAACATCGTCAACGGCGTGAACGCGACGGTCCAAAGGTCGTCGGTGGCGACGTTCCTGTGCCCCTCGGACGGCACCGTCTGCCTGCCGCAGGACGGCGTGGCCAACAGCGCCGGCGGCAAGCTCGGCAACAACAACTACGCGGGGAACACGGGACGGCCGCGGAACATCATCATGCCGGGAGGGTCGCCGACCGGCGGCAACCTCCCCCCCCACCAGGGGGCGATCTCGACCTCGCGGATGTACACGGCGACCGGCCCTTGCTCGCCGGCGGGACGGGCGACCAACACCAACGTGAACGTCACGATGGCCTCGATCACCGACGGCTCCTCGAACACGGCCGCCGCCAGCGAGTTCCTGATGAACGACGGCTCCGGCCAGTCGCGCGACCCGCGCAGGCGGTTTAATTACACCGATTCGGCCCTGATCGAGCAGATCGACGTCGACATCTGGGCGGTCGTCCGCGACGGTCTCGCCGGGCCCGCGCAGAACTGGCCGGAATGGACGATGTACAAGGGGTCGACCTGGGCCTTCACCGACGGCTGGGAGGGCCATCTGTACTCCCACCTGTTCCCCCCCAACGCCCCGACGATCCACGTCTACTACTCGAACACGCTCCGCTGCTTCGAGGGGGACACCGGAGCCAATCCCAGCAGCAACCACCCCGGCGGCGCCAACGTCGCCTTCATGGACGGCTCGGTCCGGTTCGTCAAGAACTCCGTCGACCTGCCGACCTGGTGGGCGCTGGGGACCCGCAACGGCGGCGAGATCGTCTCGGCCGACGCCTATTGA
- a CDS encoding cysteine desulfurase family protein, translating to MNATTIYLDNNATTALDPRVLEAMRPFFLVAGNVESRHSAGRRARRGFEEATELVAEILGSRPDEVVFTSGGTESNNLAIYGLAVDESSQPGRIATSPIEHPSVNEFVAHLEARGFVADVGPVDFEGTVDVDRMAGLFYERTRLATLMLANNETGTIQPVAKLADLAAARGVPIHTDAVQAVGKIPVDFAALGVDTLAASGHKFHGPAGSGVLLVRRGVRLTPRLYGGGQQRGRRPGTIPVALAVGFATALDLWRREHQARTATWRRLGRRLVDGLRAAIGPDRIIPNGPADPSRRLPQTFNLGFLGVDGDALLMQLDLAGVAVSLGSACASGSTQPSPTLVAMGVPDDCLRSSVRFSLGAFTTEDEIDQAVTHVAAAVAWISR from the coding sequence ATGAACGCCACGACGATCTACCTGGACAACAACGCGACGACGGCGCTCGACCCCCGGGTCCTGGAGGCGATGCGGCCGTTCTTCCTGGTCGCCGGCAACGTCGAGAGCCGCCACTCGGCGGGGAGGCGCGCCCGGCGGGGGTTCGAGGAGGCGACGGAACTCGTCGCCGAGATCCTCGGGTCGCGGCCCGACGAGGTCGTCTTCACGTCGGGGGGGACCGAGTCGAACAACCTGGCGATCTACGGCCTGGCGGTCGACGAGTCGTCGCAGCCGGGGCGGATCGCGACCTCGCCGATCGAGCACCCGTCGGTCAACGAGTTCGTCGCCCACCTGGAGGCCCGTGGGTTCGTCGCCGACGTCGGGCCGGTGGATTTCGAGGGGACCGTCGACGTCGATCGGATGGCGGGCCTGTTCTACGAGCGGACCCGGCTGGCGACGTTGATGCTCGCCAACAACGAGACCGGGACGATCCAGCCGGTGGCGAAGCTGGCCGACCTGGCCGCCGCGCGGGGGGTGCCGATCCACACCGACGCCGTGCAGGCCGTCGGCAAGATCCCGGTGGACTTCGCCGCGCTGGGGGTCGACACGCTGGCCGCCAGCGGCCACAAGTTCCACGGCCCGGCCGGCTCGGGCGTGCTCTTGGTGCGCCGGGGCGTGCGGCTCACGCCCCGCCTCTACGGCGGCGGGCAGCAGCGCGGGCGGCGGCCGGGGACGATCCCCGTCGCGCTCGCCGTGGGATTCGCGACCGCCCTGGACCTCTGGCGGCGCGAGCACCAGGCCCGGACGGCCACCTGGCGCCGCCTCGGCCGCCGGCTGGTCGACGGCCTCCGCGCCGCCATCGGACCCGACCGGATCATCCCCAACGGTCCCGCCGACCCCTCGCGGCGGCTCCCCCAGACGTTCAACCTGGGCTTCCTGGGCGTCGACGGCGACGCGCTCCTGATGCAGCTCGACCTGGCCGGCGTGGCCGTCTCGCTCGGCTCGGCCTGCGCCAGCGGCTCCACGCAGCCCTCGCCGACGCTCGTCGCGATGGGCGTCCCCGACGACTGCCTGCGCTCCTCCGTCCGCTTCAGCCTGGGCGCCTTCACCACCGAGGACGAGATCGACCAGGCCGTCACCCACGTCGCCGCCGCCGTCGCCTGGATCTCGCGCTGA
- a CDS encoding HdeD family acid-resistance protein, translated as MQADARTVEVARFRRELRHELEAIRGRWIWLLILGIVLVAFGMFAIAAPFISSLATVLTIGVLLIMGGVAQLVGAFWTREWSGFFLVLLMGVLYAVMGVLFLNRPLEAMAAVTLLLACVLLVGGAFRTIVSAWHQFPQWGWVFVGGLLELGMGLLIWQGWPETSLWVVGLFVGIDMIFTGWTWVMLSLRLKRLGHRLPPLPNPPPPTPSPSA; from the coding sequence ATGCAGGCCGATGCGAGGACCGTCGAGGTCGCGAGGTTTCGGAGAGAGTTGCGGCACGAGTTGGAGGCGATCCGGGGGCGCTGGATCTGGCTGCTGATCCTGGGGATCGTCCTGGTCGCCTTCGGCATGTTCGCGATCGCCGCCCCGTTCATCTCCAGCCTGGCGACGGTCCTGACGATCGGCGTGCTCCTCATCATGGGGGGCGTGGCCCAACTCGTCGGCGCCTTCTGGACCCGCGAATGGAGCGGGTTCTTCCTGGTGCTCTTGATGGGCGTCTTGTACGCGGTGATGGGCGTCCTATTCCTGAACCGGCCGCTGGAGGCGATGGCGGCGGTGACGCTCTTGCTGGCGTGCGTCCTGCTGGTGGGTGGGGCCTTCCGCACGATCGTCTCGGCCTGGCATCAGTTCCCGCAGTGGGGCTGGGTGTTCGTCGGCGGCTTGCTCGAACTGGGCATGGGCCTCCTGATCTGGCAAGGCTGGCCCGAGACCTCGCTCTGGGTCGTGGGCCTGTTCGTCGGCATCGACATGATCTTCACGGGCTGGACCTGGGTCATGCTCTCTCTCCGCCTGAAGCGGCTGGGCCACCGGCTCCCCCCACTCCCGAACCCACCGCCGCCGACCCCGTCGCCCTCGGCCTGA
- a CDS encoding MFS transporter codes for MESAAKVPAKAWVVTFAGMAVNLCLGILYAWSIWKANLVGDEAHPPGSPMSGLDAGWTYLTDAQATSAYAACGMIFALAMIPGGRIQDRYGPRFGATLGGLFLASGCILAGLMKSYLGLLLGFGVLGGIGMGFGYAAATPAAVKWFGPHRRGLVVGLVVGGYGAAAIYIAPLAKSLIAGYGLSGSFIGLGLLFALVVVVASRFLVFPPADYVPPGPAATTATTSARLTTVDWTAPEMLRTWQFYGLVFLFIGSAQSGLLVIANAAPLLNRTAGSIAFFVANAWLLASFGGLVNASGRVGTGVYSDRIGRSNAYLVNGVISAACLFLMPSIIASGSVTLLFLAVGVAYWQYGGALALMPAYTADFFGPKNLGFNYGFVFLGWGVAFFVPQAAGYLKDVTGSLDAAFFLSGGLLVAAVILSLVLKRPVLHHEAGPR; via the coding sequence ATGGAGAGCGCAGCGAAGGTCCCGGCGAAGGCCTGGGTGGTCACGTTCGCCGGGATGGCGGTCAACCTCTGCCTCGGCATCCTCTACGCGTGGAGCATCTGGAAGGCCAACCTCGTGGGCGACGAGGCCCACCCGCCGGGCTCGCCGATGTCCGGCCTGGACGCCGGTTGGACGTATCTGACCGACGCCCAGGCGACCTCGGCGTATGCGGCCTGCGGCATGATCTTCGCGCTCGCGATGATCCCCGGCGGCCGGATCCAGGACCGCTACGGCCCCCGCTTCGGCGCGACGCTGGGGGGCCTGTTCCTGGCGTCCGGCTGCATCCTGGCGGGGCTGATGAAGTCTTACCTCGGGCTCTTGCTGGGCTTCGGGGTGCTGGGGGGGATCGGCATGGGCTTCGGCTATGCGGCGGCGACCCCGGCCGCGGTGAAGTGGTTCGGGCCGCATCGCCGGGGGCTCGTGGTGGGCCTGGTCGTCGGCGGCTACGGCGCGGCGGCGATCTACATCGCCCCGCTGGCCAAGAGCCTGATCGCCGGGTACGGGCTCTCCGGCAGCTTCATCGGCCTGGGCCTCCTGTTCGCGCTGGTGGTGGTGGTCGCCTCGCGGTTCCTGGTCTTTCCGCCCGCCGACTACGTCCCCCCCGGCCCCGCCGCGACGACCGCGACGACCTCGGCCAGGCTGACGACCGTGGACTGGACGGCGCCCGAAATGTTGCGGACCTGGCAGTTCTACGGCCTGGTCTTCCTGTTCATCGGCTCGGCGCAGTCCGGGCTTCTGGTGATCGCCAACGCCGCCCCGCTGCTGAACAGGACGGCCGGGTCGATCGCCTTCTTCGTGGCGAACGCCTGGCTCCTGGCCTCGTTCGGCGGGCTGGTGAACGCCTCGGGGAGGGTGGGGACGGGCGTCTATTCCGACCGGATCGGCCGCTCCAATGCGTATCTGGTCAACGGCGTGATCTCGGCGGCCTGCCTGTTCCTGATGCCCTCGATCATCGCCTCGGGGAGCGTGACGCTGCTGTTCCTGGCCGTCGGCGTGGCCTACTGGCAGTACGGCGGCGCCCTCGCCCTGATGCCCGCCTACACCGCCGACTTCTTCGGCCCCAAGAACCTGGGCTTCAACTACGGCTTCGTCTTCCTCGGCTGGGGCGTGGCGTTCTTCGTCCCCCAGGCCGCCGGCTACCTGAAAGACGTCACCGGCAGCCTCGACGCCGCCTTCTTCCTCTCCGGCGGCCTCCTCGTCGCCGCCGTGATCCTCAGCCTCGTCCTCAAACGCCCCGTGCTCCATCACGAGGCAGGCCCTCGGTGA
- a CDS encoding serine hydrolase domain-containing protein encodes MRFMTAAILLGVAAAVAPAARAQDPAPPPSAAEIDAYIEKAMRDRHVPGLSAAVVRDGQVVLAKGYGLADVEQNVPATVDTVYQLASVTKTFTSAAVMLLVREGKLALDDKINDRLPDLPAVWKDVTVRHLLNHTSGIKSYTSVPDFQKSPWKDYAHRELLDLVAKEPLEFAPGEKFEYSNTGYYLLGMLIEKASGEPYGRFTAARVFEPLGMSRTRLNDLQAIIPGRARGYRWDRKELENVAPVSPTQPFAAGALVSSVSDLIKWDAALAEHELLDEATLGSMWTPTRLNGGGESGYGFGWEVSKVNGRPMVAHGGGIPGFSTQLSRFPDDRLTVIVLTNAEGGHAGALARGIAGRFAPGLAPKPEEPITDEDEATSRRLRGMMEGATKGEFDPDLFTAEANERLVPRIKDDKERLASFGALKSFELLERKADDEGTRLRYRAVFESQRLKVSFMLDKEGKIRGAGIQPED; translated from the coding sequence ATGAGATTCATGACCGCCGCCATCCTCCTCGGCGTCGCCGCCGCCGTCGCGCCCGCGGCGCGGGCGCAGGACCCGGCGCCGCCCCCGTCCGCGGCCGAGATCGACGCCTACATCGAGAAGGCGATGCGGGACCGCCACGTCCCCGGCCTCTCGGCGGCGGTCGTCCGCGACGGCCAGGTGGTGCTGGCCAAGGGCTACGGCCTGGCGGACGTGGAGCAGAACGTCCCGGCCACGGTCGACACGGTCTACCAGCTCGCTTCCGTGACCAAGACGTTCACCTCGGCCGCGGTCATGCTGCTGGTGCGCGAGGGGAAGCTCGCGCTCGACGACAAGATCAACGACCGCCTGCCGGACCTGCCGGCCGTCTGGAAGGACGTGACCGTCCGCCATCTGCTGAATCACACCTCCGGGATCAAAAGCTACACCTCCGTCCCGGACTTCCAGAAGTCGCCCTGGAAGGACTATGCGCACCGCGAGCTGCTCGACCTGGTCGCGAAGGAGCCCCTGGAATTCGCGCCCGGCGAGAAGTTCGAGTACTCCAACACGGGCTACTACCTGCTCGGCATGCTCATCGAGAAGGCCTCCGGCGAGCCGTACGGGCGATTCACGGCGGCGCGCGTGTTCGAGCCGCTCGGCATGTCGCGGACGCGGCTCAACGACCTCCAGGCGATCATCCCGGGCCGCGCGCGGGGATACCGCTGGGACCGCAAGGAGCTGGAGAACGTCGCGCCCGTCAGCCCGACCCAGCCGTTCGCGGCGGGCGCGCTCGTCTCCAGCGTCTCCGACCTGATCAAGTGGGACGCGGCTCTCGCGGAGCATGAGTTGCTGGACGAGGCGACCCTCGGATCGATGTGGACGCCCACGCGGCTCAACGGCGGGGGCGAGTCGGGCTACGGCTTCGGCTGGGAAGTCTCGAAGGTGAACGGCCGACCGATGGTCGCCCACGGCGGCGGCATCCCGGGCTTCTCCACCCAGCTCTCGCGATTCCCGGACGACCGCCTGACCGTGATCGTCCTGACGAACGCCGAGGGGGGCCACGCCGGCGCCCTGGCCCGAGGGATCGCCGGCCGGTTCGCGCCGGGGCTCGCGCCGAAGCCCGAGGAGCCGATCACCGACGAGGACGAGGCGACCTCCCGGCGGCTTCGCGGGATGATGGAAGGGGCGACGAAGGGCGAGTTCGACCCCGACCTGTTCACGGCCGAGGCCAACGAGCGGCTCGTCCCGCGCATCAAGGACGACAAGGAACGCCTGGCGTCGTTCGGGGCCCTGAAATCGTTCGAACTCCTGGAGCGCAAGGCCGACGACGAAGGGACCCGCCTCCGCTACCGGGCGGTCTTCGAAAGCCAGCGGCTCAAGGTCTCGTTCATGCTCGACAAGGAGGGCAAGATCCGGGGCGCGGGGATCCAGCCCGAGGATTGA
- a CDS encoding ArnT family glycosyltransferase yields the protein MTTNPDGHRRPVAAWAWIVGLGLLALGPGLGSGSRLSYHEGFVAQGGREILASGDWSAPTIGGAPWLEKPPLPFWLVAAAGAVAGRVSPLAARSPSALAAIGLALGVAFLARRRFGDRIGLLAGAVQATTAWAVLRGRLAEADVTLACLFVWTMVAFDRLRETEDQAGDESDPRRRAAWRWAFFALLGATSLVKGIGFGAALIAAAAVGTLLWDRRPGCWRRFAFPAGWLVAGVLTLAWPLLMVWKHGDGAASLWLMHVADRLGPRTGHGAFAGEGPGQYALDLLVQGLPWTPFALLGAWRSLARGSAGDRLLVCWGVLPLLMVSIPSARNGHYAIYALIPWSIWAATALEAMGERLVGMGRPPARVRRLGFATFGLLAMSFGVGFGLVAPKLESRGVEPAFYERVAALVGRDEPLVLFYDDWDREPYPTPFGPIPHDLAVRLYYLDRPAIWLLDEPSSPIAPADSVAVIGRDRDLPALAEAGDVDLVAQGPSARWDRTYRLFRLRPERRASGG from the coding sequence ATGACGACGAACCCCGACGGCCATCGCCGGCCGGTCGCGGCGTGGGCCTGGATCGTCGGACTCGGCCTGCTGGCGCTGGGGCCCGGCCTGGGGTCGGGGTCGCGGCTTTCGTACCATGAGGGCTTCGTGGCCCAGGGGGGTCGCGAGATCCTGGCGTCGGGCGATTGGTCGGCGCCCACGATCGGCGGCGCGCCCTGGCTGGAGAAGCCGCCGCTGCCGTTCTGGCTGGTCGCCGCCGCCGGCGCGGTCGCCGGTCGGGTCTCGCCGCTGGCGGCGCGGTCGCCGTCGGCCCTGGCCGCGATCGGGCTGGCCCTGGGCGTGGCGTTCCTCGCCCGGCGTCGGTTCGGCGACCGGATCGGGCTCCTGGCGGGCGCCGTGCAGGCCACCACGGCCTGGGCCGTGCTCCGGGGACGGCTCGCGGAAGCCGACGTCACGCTCGCCTGCCTGTTCGTCTGGACGATGGTCGCGTTCGACCGGCTCCGAGAGACCGAGGACCAGGCCGGCGACGAATCCGACCCGCGGCGACGGGCGGCCTGGCGCTGGGCGTTCTTCGCGCTCCTGGGCGCGACCTCGCTGGTCAAGGGGATCGGTTTCGGCGCGGCCCTGATCGCGGCGGCGGCGGTCGGGACGTTGCTCTGGGACCGTCGCCCCGGCTGCTGGCGACGGTTCGCGTTCCCCGCCGGATGGCTCGTCGCGGGGGTCCTGACCCTGGCCTGGCCGCTTTTGATGGTCTGGAAGCATGGGGACGGGGCGGCCTCGCTCTGGCTGATGCACGTCGCCGACCGCCTGGGGCCGAGGACCGGGCATGGCGCCTTCGCGGGCGAAGGGCCGGGCCAGTACGCGCTGGACCTGCTCGTCCAGGGGCTCCCCTGGACCCCGTTCGCGCTCCTCGGCGCGTGGCGGTCGCTGGCGAGGGGCTCGGCCGGCGACCGGCTCCTGGTCTGCTGGGGGGTCTTGCCGTTGCTGATGGTCTCGATCCCCTCCGCGCGCAACGGCCATTATGCGATCTACGCCCTGATCCCCTGGTCGATCTGGGCGGCGACGGCCCTGGAGGCGATGGGCGAGCGACTGGTCGGCATGGGGCGTCCTCCCGCGCGGGTGCGTCGGCTGGGATTCGCGACGTTCGGCCTGCTGGCGATGAGTTTCGGCGTGGGCTTCGGCCTGGTCGCCCCGAAGCTGGAGAGCCGGGGGGTGGAACCAGCATTCTACGAGCGAGTCGCCGCGCTGGTGGGACGGGACGAGCCGCTCGTGCTGTTCTACGACGACTGGGATCGCGAGCCCTATCCGACCCCGTTCGGCCCGATCCCCCACGATCTCGCGGTACGGCTGTACTATCTCGACCGTCCGGCGATCTGGCTCCTGGACGAGCCGTCGAGCCCGATCGCGCCGGCCGACTCGGTGGCCGTGATCGGCCGCGATCGCGACCTCCCCGCACTGGCCGAGGCCGGCGACGTCGACCTCGTCGCCCAGGGCCCCTCCGCGCGCTGGGATCGCACCTATCGCCTGTTCCGCCTGAGGCCCGAGCGGCGGGCCTCCGGAGGATAG